From a region of the Desulfomicrobium macestii genome:
- a CDS encoding ABC transporter ATP-binding protein, which translates to MLRLDGLNKFFGGLPALQDVCMSVPAGQLTALIGPNGAGKSTLINCMTGVLSPTSGSIRFMDQEIAGLPAHRITRLGIHRTFQNLRLFPRLSVLDNVLTGLTREGGESMFMAMLRLPYLRHRERRLRLRALEAMDQFGLADKAGWPAGVLAYGDKKRVELARAIVGRPKLLLLDEPVAGLNAEETAAVGEQLRNLRRAGHTILLVEHDMDLVMNIADLVVVLDSGCCIATGTADEVRRNPLVLEAYLGRMEATA; encoded by the coding sequence ATGCTGCGGCTTGACGGTTTGAACAAATTTTTCGGAGGGCTGCCCGCCCTGCAGGACGTGTGCATGAGCGTGCCCGCCGGACAGCTGACCGCGCTCATCGGTCCCAACGGCGCGGGCAAGAGCACGCTCATCAACTGCATGACCGGCGTGCTCTCCCCCACGAGCGGGTCCATCCGCTTCATGGATCAGGAAATCGCGGGGCTTCCGGCGCACCGCATCACGCGCCTGGGCATTCATCGCACCTTCCAGAACCTGCGTCTTTTTCCGCGTCTTTCGGTGCTGGACAACGTGCTGACCGGCCTGACCCGAGAAGGGGGTGAGTCCATGTTCATGGCCATGCTGCGCCTGCCCTATCTGCGACACCGCGAGCGTCGGCTGCGGCTCAGGGCCCTTGAGGCGATGGACCAGTTCGGACTGGCCGACAAGGCCGGCTGGCCTGCCGGAGTGCTTGCCTACGGCGACAAGAAGCGGGTCGAACTGGCCCGGGCCATTGTAGGCAGGCCTAAGCTGCTGCTCCTGGACGAGCCCGTGGCCGGGCTCAACGCCGAGGAAACCGCTGCCGTGGGCGAGCAGCTTCGAAACCTGCGCCGCGCGGGCCACACCATTTTACTGGTCGAACACGACATGGATCTGGTCATGAACATAGCCGATCTGGTGGTGGTCCTGGACAGCGGATGCTGCATCGCCACGGGCACGGCCGACGAAGTCCGCCGCAATCCGCTGGTGCTTGAAGCCTATCTTGGAAGAATGGAGGCCACGGCCTGA
- a CDS encoding branched-chain amino acid ABC transporter permease, with translation MTGRQNLLYFLSLHRTGLFATLMAAALILFPYIEDNPYTLGLTNLIAINAIIVLGLNLFIGYAGQISLGHAAFFGLGAYGSAIATVTFGLPPWPSMFLVAALVGLVALAVGIPVLRLSGHYLAMATLGLNYVVHTVLLQWDEVTGGPSGFAGIPSLSVADVVFDDPVSLHYLLWGFTMVCLLLCLNLVRSGVGRGLAALAGDETAAASLGVDTRSAKVKVFVLSAVLASLAGSLFAHCYSYVSPDTFGIFTSTDMVIMVVVGGMGSIWGSVFGAAFLTLLPEWMEIFDTYKDFVHGGILVLVLMFLPQGLITGLTDMIRVRMALWRRDHAAA, from the coding sequence ATGACCGGCAGACAAAACCTTCTCTACTTCCTCTCCCTGCACCGGACAGGCCTATTCGCAACCCTCATGGCCGCGGCTCTGATCCTCTTCCCCTACATCGAGGACAACCCCTACACCCTGGGCCTGACCAATCTCATCGCCATCAACGCCATCATCGTGCTGGGCCTGAACCTGTTCATCGGCTATGCCGGACAGATCTCCCTTGGGCATGCCGCGTTCTTCGGTCTTGGCGCCTACGGTTCGGCCATCGCCACCGTCACCTTCGGCCTGCCCCCCTGGCCGTCCATGTTTCTGGTCGCGGCGCTGGTGGGCCTTGTCGCCCTGGCCGTGGGCATCCCTGTCCTGCGCCTCTCCGGCCACTATCTGGCCATGGCCACCCTCGGACTGAACTACGTCGTGCACACCGTCCTGTTGCAGTGGGACGAGGTCACCGGCGGACCCAGCGGATTCGCCGGCATCCCCAGCCTGTCCGTGGCCGACGTGGTCTTCGATGACCCGGTCAGCCTGCACTATCTGCTGTGGGGCTTCACCATGGTCTGCCTGCTGCTGTGCCTCAATCTGGTGCGCAGCGGCGTGGGGCGGGGCCTGGCCGCCCTGGCCGGAGACGAGACGGCGGCGGCCAGCCTGGGCGTCGACACCCGCTCCGCCAAGGTCAAGGTCTTTGTGCTCTCGGCCGTGCTCGCATCCCTGGCCGGAAGCCTCTTCGCGCACTGCTATTCCTACGTGAGCCCGGACACCTTCGGCATCTTCACCTCCACGGACATGGTCATCATGGTCGTAGTCGGCGGGATGGGCTCCATTTGGGGTTCGGTTTTCGGCGCGGCCTTTTTGACCTTGCTGCCGGAATGGATGGAGATCTTCGACACCTACAAGGACTTCGTGCACGGCGGCATTCTCGTGCTGGTGCTCATGTTTTTGCCCCAGGGCCTGATCACGGGCCTGACTGACATGATCCGGGTGCGGATGGCCCTGTGGAGGCGCGACCATGCTGCGGCTTGA
- a CDS encoding branched-chain amino acid ABC transporter permease, with protein sequence MYTDLLQYIFSGLTGGAIYALIALGFCVVSNTMGIVNFIQVDFVTLGGMFMFSALFALGLPTVPALVLAVCLVALVAMVVERVGLRPARSDNHLVLIFLTVGLSIILRGIIKIVWGKNRMALPPLTPDVPVQILGASVLPQALWILGLTVVAIAILTWFFHKTSLGLCMRAVASNPTAAAVVGIASGRIRLTSYAIAGALGGLAGVLVTPITTLNYDVGVLLGLKGFAAAILGGFGSFPGAILGGLGLGLLESLSAGYLSSAYKDVVAFVVLLLVLFVRPKGFLGK encoded by the coding sequence TTGTACACGGATCTCCTGCAGTATATTTTCAGCGGCCTGACGGGCGGAGCCATCTATGCGCTCATTGCGCTGGGCTTCTGCGTGGTCAGCAACACCATGGGCATCGTCAACTTCATCCAGGTCGATTTCGTCACCCTGGGCGGAATGTTCATGTTCTCGGCGCTCTTCGCCCTCGGCCTGCCGACCGTCCCGGCGCTCGTCCTGGCAGTCTGTCTGGTGGCCCTTGTGGCGATGGTCGTCGAACGGGTGGGATTGCGTCCGGCCAGATCGGACAACCATCTGGTGCTCATCTTTTTGACCGTGGGTCTGTCCATCATCCTGCGCGGCATCATAAAGATCGTATGGGGCAAGAACCGCATGGCGCTCCCCCCGCTGACCCCGGACGTCCCGGTCCAGATCCTGGGCGCGAGCGTGCTGCCGCAGGCCTTGTGGATTCTGGGCCTGACCGTCGTGGCCATCGCCATTCTGACGTGGTTCTTCCACAAGACGTCGTTGGGCCTGTGCATGCGCGCCGTGGCCTCCAATCCTACGGCCGCGGCCGTGGTCGGCATAGCCTCGGGCCGCATCCGCCTGACCAGCTACGCCATCGCCGGGGCCCTGGGCGGCCTGGCCGGAGTGCTGGTCACGCCCATAACCACCCTCAATTACGACGTGGGGGTGCTGCTGGGCCTCAAGGGCTTCGCCGCCGCCATTCTCGGCGGCTTCGGCTCCTTCCCCGGAGCCATCCTCGGCGGCCTGGGCCTTGGACTGCTGGAATCCCTCTCGGCGGGCTATCTTTCCAGCGCCTACAAGGATGTCGTCGCCTTCGTGGTCCTGCTCCTGGTCCTCTTCGTCCGCCCCAAGGGTTTTTTGGGGAAATAG
- a CDS encoding PAS domain-containing hybrid sensor histidine kinase/response regulator encodes MALDPTSRQVSQLHGLQDVDDLLVSAPIGVFSSTPEGRYLFVNPAWARMFGYESPEDVLASITDIASQLYVDPAEREEFKRLLELHGEVVNFESRFRRRDGSLVWASRTARTVRNAQGQVSHYQGFTTDITARKQSEAALQKQKVMLEHLFESSPEAIAIVDNEGSVLQINKSFVNLYGYAWEEAQGRQINDLICRGSHHDEAGKYSDRVFKKGEIIETETVRCKKDGTPLDVVLIGYPILFDDNIIGAYAIYRDITDRKRTEESLLESEARFKALHNASFGGITIHDKGIILDCNQGLSDITGYRVDELIGMDGLNLIAERSRALVMANILTGYEEPYDAYGVRKNGEEYPLRLEARNIPYKGKSVRSVEFRDDTARKQAEMELIRAKDAAETANKAKSEFLANMSHEIRTPLNGIMGLMQLLQTTRLDDEQREFVSMAIRSSDRLARLLTDLLDISKIEAGKMEVVEEDFSLRELCDSVTELFAVNAAEKNVSLEYVIDPALPPVLVGGVARLRQILFNLVGNSLKFTDQGKVRLEMVPLASLRDDEQRLLFSVFDTGIGIPEDKLEYLFRPFAQVEGSYTRKYQGAGLGLAIVRRLVELMRGHIYLESVLGEGTEVHVVLPFRPMNRGACAKVRVEPPVKVCTGLHVLLVEDDLSNQITTRKLLEKSGHAVTLAENGSQALERLREGDFDIVFMDIQMPVMGGLEATRAIRGEPELALRKDIPIIALTAYAMAGDREKFLDSGMDDYLCKPFSRENLDGMIDKHARMGALRSLENL; translated from the coding sequence ATGGCTCTTGATCCGACTTCTCGCCAAGTCTCGCAGCTCCACGGCTTGCAGGATGTGGACGATCTTCTGGTGAGCGCCCCCATCGGTGTGTTCTCGTCCACCCCGGAGGGCCGCTACCTCTTCGTAAATCCGGCCTGGGCCAGGATGTTTGGTTACGAATCGCCCGAGGATGTCCTGGCCTCGATTACCGACATCGCGTCGCAGCTTTACGTCGACCCGGCCGAAAGGGAGGAGTTCAAGCGCCTGCTTGAGCTTCATGGCGAAGTCGTCAACTTCGAAAGCAGGTTCAGGCGCCGGGACGGTTCCCTTGTCTGGGCATCCAGAACCGCCAGGACCGTGCGCAACGCCCAGGGCCAGGTCTCCCATTATCAGGGATTCACGACGGACATCACAGCACGCAAGCAATCAGAAGCGGCCCTGCAAAAACAAAAGGTAATGCTGGAGCATCTGTTCGAGAGTTCTCCGGAGGCCATCGCCATTGTCGATAACGAAGGCAGCGTTCTGCAGATCAACAAATCCTTCGTCAATCTGTACGGTTACGCTTGGGAAGAGGCTCAGGGCAGGCAGATAAACGATCTGATTTGCCGGGGGAGCCATCATGACGAAGCGGGAAAATATTCGGATCGTGTTTTCAAAAAAGGCGAAATCATCGAGACGGAAACGGTACGCTGCAAAAAAGACGGCACCCCCCTCGATGTAGTCCTCATAGGCTATCCCATTCTCTTCGATGATAACATCATCGGCGCCTACGCCATTTACCGCGACATCACGGATCGGAAACGCACCGAGGAGTCGCTCCTTGAGAGCGAGGCGCGCTTCAAAGCCCTGCACAATGCCTCTTTCGGAGGTATTACAATCCACGACAAGGGCATCATTCTCGATTGCAATCAGGGTTTGTCAGACATCACCGGCTACCGCGTGGACGAACTGATCGGCATGGACGGTCTCAATCTTATCGCCGAAAGGTCACGGGCGCTGGTCATGGCGAACATCCTGACCGGTTATGAAGAGCCGTACGACGCATACGGCGTGCGTAAAAACGGCGAGGAATATCCGTTACGCCTTGAGGCCAGAAACATCCCCTACAAGGGAAAATCGGTCCGCAGCGTCGAGTTCAGGGACGATACGGCCCGCAAACAGGCCGAGATGGAACTGATCAGGGCCAAGGATGCCGCCGAAACCGCGAACAAGGCCAAGAGCGAATTTCTGGCCAACATGAGCCACGAGATCCGCACTCCGCTCAACGGCATCATGGGACTCATGCAGCTTTTGCAGACCACGCGCCTGGACGACGAGCAGCGCGAGTTCGTTTCCATGGCTATCAGATCCTCGGACCGCCTGGCACGACTGCTGACCGATCTGCTCGACATCTCCAAGATCGAGGCGGGCAAGATGGAGGTCGTCGAGGAGGATTTCAGCCTGCGCGAGCTGTGTGATTCCGTGACCGAACTTTTTGCCGTCAACGCCGCCGAGAAAAATGTTTCGCTTGAGTATGTCATCGATCCCGCGCTGCCGCCGGTATTGGTCGGCGGCGTGGCCAGACTGCGCCAGATTCTTTTCAATCTGGTCGGCAACTCTCTGAAGTTCACCGATCAGGGCAAGGTCCGATTGGAGATGGTCCCGCTTGCTTCCTTACGTGATGACGAGCAGCGGCTTCTTTTTTCCGTTTTCGATACGGGAATCGGCATCCCGGAGGACAAGCTCGAATACCTGTTCAGGCCTTTTGCCCAGGTCGAAGGCTCCTACACCCGCAAGTATCAGGGCGCGGGGTTGGGGCTGGCCATCGTGCGCAGGCTGGTCGAGCTCATGCGTGGGCACATATACCTTGAAAGCGTTCTCGGCGAGGGCACCGAGGTGCATGTGGTCCTGCCGTTTAGACCCATGAACAGAGGCGCCTGCGCAAAGGTGCGCGTTGAACCGCCCGTAAAAGTCTGCACGGGTTTGCACGTCCTGCTGGTGGAAGACGATTTGTCCAATCAGATCACCACCCGCAAATTGCTGGAAAAGTCAGGACATGCGGTGACCCTGGCCGAAAATGGCAGCCAGGCTCTGGAACGCCTGCGCGAGGGGGACTTCGACATTGTCTTCATGGACATCCAGATGCCCGTCATGGGCGGCCTTGAAGCCACCCGGGCCATTCGCGGTGAGCCCGAACTGGCCTTGCGCAAGGACATTCCCATCATCGCCCTGACCGCCTACGCCATGGCCGGTGACAGGGAGAAGTTTCTTGATTCGGGCATGGACGATTATCTCTGCAAACCGTTCAGCCGCGAGAATCTGGATGGGATGATCGACAAGCATGCTCGCATGGGCGCGTTGCGTTCCTTGGAAAATCTTTAG
- a CDS encoding chemotaxis protein CheB codes for MPRKYSPKPKMPASANSSAMRPVIRPSLYVAVGASAGGLEAIEAFFTGMASDSGMAFIVIQHLSPDYKSLMVEILSKKTRMKVHRAEEGMPVMPDNVYLIPPKKNLTIFHGKLLLNDQEHVKGTINLPIDIFLRSLAEDQGDKAVAVILSGSGSDGMRGVRAIKEFGGMVMVQSESTAKFDSMPRASISTGLVDFILPPEEMPERLLSYAKHPFVIKAERSETVISDEDALTRIFAILRDKFKADFTYYKPSTVTRRIERRMSINRIDEIRDYVAFMQNYPGEAGTLFREFLIGVTRFFRDREVFDLLKENWLPDILDRASGKESRFWIAGCSTGEEAYTLAILAKEYMLQSGINRDLKIFATDIDRDAVLFAANGVYPDSIAADVPQELLSKYFYRKQDSYQISRNIREMVVFAQHNLIKDPPFTNIDLVSCRNLLIYLQPVLQRKVLEFFNFSLNAQGVLLLGTSETIGEMGDCFESLDHKNKIYRTRGRFKHSIDARELPQAPNSTYRELETRFPVARRDLHVGDERILERFLEALSADNFPLAVVVNEQMEVLHIFGDTQGYFKLPSGKLSRDISKMAAKDLAIPLSTGIQKVFRKNEALRFSNIKLRDMETLKIVDLRILPLPRKKGQEPLVAVFLEEVERPDILDKTQGIQAYDLSLEAEQRITDLEQELQFTRENLQATVEELETANEELQATNEELLASNEELQSTNEELQSTNEELYSVNSEYQSKIVELSELHNDVDNLLNVSQIGQLLLDENMEIRRFSPKVADVFKVLASDVGRSLSDISHQLENIDPVRIIETVHKAGRMAEHEVRAKDGRWYLMRVIPYSVGPKVFSGTLVSFVDITRIKLGEEALRASEEEFRALFETLPLGVVYHEADGSIISANNAAARILGLSLDQIMGKTTMDPRWKMIREDGSSVSGEHHPAMIALRTGHREGPVVRGVFHPEKNAYIWLSITAIPLFQSGASMPTQVYATFEDITEKRQTEQDYQALFREMFNGFSLHEIICDESGKPVDYRFLAVNPAFERMTGLKSEQILGKTVLEVMPDTEKFWIESFGEVALSGKPTRFEKHSSQLGKSFQVTAFRPARNQFACVFAEVTGGDEAGKSAHPDDRDS; via the coding sequence ATGCCCAGAAAATATTCCCCCAAGCCGAAAATGCCCGCATCAGCCAATTCCTCTGCCATGCGGCCCGTGATCAGGCCATCGCTGTATGTGGCGGTGGGAGCCTCGGCGGGGGGCCTTGAGGCCATCGAGGCCTTTTTTACGGGCATGGCCTCGGACAGCGGCATGGCCTTCATCGTCATCCAGCACCTTTCCCCTGACTACAAGAGCCTGATGGTCGAGATCCTGTCCAAGAAAACCAGGATGAAGGTGCACCGGGCCGAAGAGGGCATGCCCGTCATGCCGGATAACGTCTATCTGATCCCGCCCAAGAAGAACCTGACCATATTTCACGGCAAGCTGCTCCTGAACGATCAGGAGCACGTCAAAGGCACCATCAATCTGCCCATCGACATTTTCCTGCGCTCCCTGGCCGAGGATCAGGGGGACAAGGCCGTGGCGGTCATCCTCTCGGGATCGGGCAGCGACGGCATGCGCGGGGTCCGGGCAATCAAGGAATTCGGCGGCATGGTCATGGTCCAGAGCGAAAGCACGGCAAAATTCGACAGCATGCCCCGGGCCTCCATCTCCACGGGCCTTGTGGACTTCATCCTGCCGCCCGAGGAAATGCCCGAACGACTGCTGTCCTATGCCAAGCATCCCTTCGTCATAAAAGCCGAGCGCTCGGAGACCGTCATCAGCGACGAGGACGCCCTGACCCGCATCTTCGCCATCCTGCGCGACAAGTTCAAGGCGGACTTCACCTATTACAAGCCCAGCACCGTGACCCGGCGCATCGAACGCCGCATGTCCATCAATCGCATCGACGAGATTCGCGATTACGTGGCCTTCATGCAGAATTATCCCGGCGAGGCGGGTACGCTCTTTCGCGAGTTTCTGATCGGCGTGACCAGATTCTTTCGCGATCGTGAGGTGTTTGATCTGCTCAAAGAGAACTGGCTGCCCGATATTCTGGACCGCGCCTCCGGAAAGGAGAGCCGGTTCTGGATCGCCGGGTGTTCCACGGGCGAAGAGGCCTACACCCTGGCCATCCTGGCCAAGGAGTACATGCTGCAATCGGGAATCAACCGCGACCTGAAAATCTTCGCCACGGACATCGACCGCGACGCCGTCCTGTTCGCCGCCAACGGTGTCTACCCCGACAGCATCGCCGCCGATGTGCCCCAGGAACTGCTGAGCAAGTATTTCTACCGCAAGCAGGACAGCTACCAGATTTCGCGCAACATCCGCGAGATGGTCGTCTTTGCGCAGCACAACCTTATAAAGGATCCGCCGTTCACCAATATCGACCTCGTCTCCTGCCGCAACCTGCTCATTTATCTCCAGCCTGTCTTGCAGCGCAAGGTGCTTGAGTTTTTCAATTTTTCGCTCAATGCCCAGGGCGTTCTGCTGCTCGGCACCAGCGAGACCATCGGCGAGATGGGCGATTGCTTCGAGAGCCTCGATCACAAAAACAAGATCTACCGCACCAGGGGACGCTTCAAGCACAGCATCGATGCCCGCGAACTGCCCCAGGCACCGAATTCGACCTACCGCGAGCTGGAAACCCGTTTTCCGGTGGCGCGCAGGGATCTTCACGTCGGCGACGAGCGCATTCTGGAGCGTTTCCTGGAAGCCCTGAGCGCGGACAATTTTCCGCTGGCGGTTGTCGTCAACGAGCAAATGGAAGTGCTGCACATCTTCGGGGATACACAAGGGTATTTCAAGCTGCCCTCCGGCAAGCTTTCGCGGGACATTTCCAAGATGGCTGCCAAGGATCTGGCCATTCCCCTTTCCACTGGCATTCAGAAGGTTTTCCGCAAGAACGAGGCGCTTCGTTTTTCCAACATAAAGCTGCGCGACATGGAAACGCTCAAGATCGTGGACCTGCGAATTTTGCCCCTGCCCCGCAAGAAAGGTCAGGAGCCCCTGGTGGCCGTCTTTCTGGAAGAGGTCGAAAGGCCCGACATTCTGGACAAGACCCAGGGCATCCAGGCCTACGACCTGTCTCTTGAGGCCGAGCAGCGGATCACCGACCTGGAGCAGGAACTGCAGTTCACCCGCGAGAATCTGCAAGCCACGGTGGAGGAGCTGGAAACAGCCAACGAGGAATTGCAGGCCACCAACGAAGAGCTTCTGGCCAGTAACGAGGAGCTGCAATCGACCAACGAAGAGTTGCAATCCACCAATGAGGAGCTTTACTCCGTCAACTCCGAATATCAGTCCAAGATCGTGGAACTGAGCGAGCTGCACAATGACGTGGACAACCTCCTGAACGTCAGCCAGATCGGGCAGCTTCTGCTGGACGAGAACATGGAGATCAGGCGCTTTTCGCCCAAGGTCGCCGATGTGTTCAAGGTGCTCGCCTCGGATGTGGGGCGGTCCCTGTCGGACATTTCGCATCAGCTGGAAAATATCGATCCGGTCCGGATCATCGAGACGGTGCACAAGGCAGGCAGAATGGCCGAGCACGAGGTTCGCGCCAAGGATGGCCGCTGGTATCTGATGCGGGTAATTCCTTACTCCGTGGGGCCAAAGGTTTTCTCTGGCACCCTGGTCTCCTTTGTGGACATCACCCGCATCAAGCTCGGGGAGGAAGCCCTGCGCGCGAGTGAGGAAGAATTCCGGGCCCTCTTTGAAACCCTCCCGCTTGGCGTGGTCTACCATGAGGCCGATGGTTCCATTATCTCCGCCAACAACGCGGCGGCTCGCATACTTGGCCTCTCCCTGGATCAGATAATGGGCAAGACAACCATGGACCCGCGCTGGAAGATGATCCGCGAGGACGGCTCCAGCGTGTCCGGAGAGCACCATCCGGCCATGATCGCCCTTCGCACAGGACACAGGGAAGGGCCGGTGGTGCGCGGGGTTTTTCACCCCGAAAAGAACGCCTACATCTGGCTCTCCATAACAGCCATCCCCCTGTTCCAATCCGGCGCGAGCATGCCTACGCAGGTCTATGCGACATTCGAGGACATAACCGAGAAACGTCAGACGGAGCAGGACTATCAGGCCCTTTTCCGGGAAATGTTCAACGGATTTTCGTTGCATGAAATCATCTGCGACGAAAGCGGCAAGCCCGTTGATTACCGCTTCCTGGCCGTCAATCCGGCTTTCGAGAGGATGACGGGCCTTAAAAGCGAACAGATCTTGGGCAAGACGGTTCTTGAAGTCATGCCGGACACGGAAAAGTTCTGGATCGAATCTTTTGGAGAGGTGGCGTTGAGCGGCAAGCCCACAAGGTTTGAAAAACATTCCTCGCAACTCGGCAAGAGTTTTCAGGTCACCGCCTTCAGACCGGCGCGCAATCAATTTGCCTGTGTTTTTGCCGAAGTCACGGGTGGTGATGAGGCCGGAAAATCAGCTCATCCGGATGACAGGGACTCTTGA
- a CDS encoding PAS domain-containing sensor histidine kinase has protein sequence MTDTFEAKKRILREQAEARLAHSVSKVENLSLEEIKTLFHEYQVHQIELELQNEELRDTQKQYEIARDRFARLFNDAPVGYLTIDQSGIIAQTNQTFAEMVERDSHLLGGKALVDFIATADRSAFLGRFKAFFKSPEGKQLSFTLQGSHRRVRCVGKIENQRQEPAQKRRLLLVLSDITDQARAEKALLERERFLTSILETTQDGFWVIDADGLLTDVNDAYCRMTGYTKEELEGLNISELDAVEDDAMTGERIARIVENGSELFETRHRRKDGSVFDVEISVSFLSQHGGMFVCFCRDISGRKSAELACRENEMRYRLLSDLTMEGIVIHKMGVAVDLNASLARLLGYEPYEILGRNMLELIVHERDRHIVRENVVKDYARPYVVRFVKKNGEVIFVELEARNFEINGETMRVASVRDITERKKSEEEIARVNAELRNALAEKDRFFSIIAHDLKSPISGFLSLTKILVEDFEGLTMKEVNISLNALYKSSVRVFALLENLLEWAKLQQGMLTCSRGPFLLQELIKSSIDFKHSIAEQKEITLLYDVPDGLIADIDPPMIGTVLRNLLSNALKFSNRGGQVLITATQSADTITVAVRDDGVGMDQATLSKLFSLDNKITRLGTEDEASTGLGLILCKEFVEKHGGRIWAESSPGQGATFYFTLPVGDRNGGTSTC, from the coding sequence ATGACAGATACTTTTGAAGCCAAGAAGAGGATTCTACGCGAGCAGGCCGAGGCACGCCTGGCGCATTCCGTGAGCAAGGTCGAAAATCTTTCCCTGGAAGAGATCAAGACCCTGTTCCATGAATATCAGGTGCACCAGATCGAGCTTGAGCTTCAGAACGAGGAGTTGCGCGACACCCAGAAGCAGTATGAAATCGCGCGGGACCGCTTTGCGCGTCTCTTCAACGACGCCCCGGTCGGATATCTGACCATCGACCAAAGCGGGATCATCGCTCAGACCAACCAGACCTTTGCCGAGATGGTCGAGAGGGACTCGCACCTGCTTGGCGGCAAGGCGCTGGTCGATTTCATAGCCACGGCGGACCGTTCAGCTTTTCTGGGGCGGTTCAAGGCCTTTTTCAAGAGTCCCGAGGGCAAGCAATTGAGCTTTACCTTGCAGGGCAGCCATCGCCGGGTGCGCTGCGTGGGCAAAATCGAGAATCAGCGTCAGGAACCGGCCCAAAAGCGTCGCCTGCTCCTGGTTCTGAGCGACATCACTGATCAGGCCAGGGCGGAAAAGGCCTTGCTGGAGCGGGAGCGCTTCCTGACTTCCATTTTGGAAACCACCCAGGACGGGTTCTGGGTCATTGATGCGGACGGGCTCCTGACCGATGTCAATGACGCCTATTGCCGCATGACAGGTTACACGAAAGAGGAACTCGAAGGACTGAACATCAGTGAACTGGATGCCGTGGAAGATGACGCCATGACCGGCGAGCGAATTGCGCGCATCGTCGAAAACGGTTCCGAACTTTTTGAAACCAGACACCGCAGAAAGGACGGCAGCGTTTTCGATGTGGAAATCTCAGTGTCCTTTCTCAGCCAGCACGGGGGCATGTTTGTCTGTTTCTGCCGCGACATTTCCGGCCGCAAATCAGCGGAATTGGCCTGCCGCGAGAACGAAATGCGCTACCGGCTGCTTTCCGACCTGACCATGGAAGGCATCGTCATCCACAAAATGGGCGTCGCCGTTGACTTGAACGCTTCCCTGGCCAGACTGCTGGGATATGAACCGTACGAGATACTCGGGCGGAACATGCTGGAACTGATTGTTCATGAACGCGACCGACACATTGTGCGCGAGAACGTGGTCAAGGATTACGCACGGCCGTACGTGGTCAGGTTTGTGAAGAAAAACGGCGAGGTCATTTTTGTCGAGCTTGAGGCCCGAAACTTCGAGATCAACGGCGAAACCATGCGTGTGGCCTCGGTGCGCGACATCACCGAGCGCAAGAAATCCGAGGAGGAAATTGCGCGGGTCAACGCCGAACTTCGAAATGCGCTCGCCGAAAAGGACAGATTTTTTTCCATCATCGCCCACGATCTCAAATCGCCCATATCCGGTTTTCTTTCACTGACCAAGATCCTGGTCGAGGATTTCGAGGGTTTGACCATGAAAGAAGTCAACATCTCGTTGAATGCATTGTACAAAAGTTCCGTGCGTGTGTTTGCGCTGCTGGAGAATCTTCTGGAGTGGGCAAAATTGCAGCAGGGCATGCTGACCTGTTCGCGCGGCCCATTTCTTTTGCAGGAGCTCATAAAGTCGAGCATCGATTTCAAGCATTCCATCGCAGAGCAGAAGGAAATCACCCTGCTCTACGATGTCCCGGACGGACTGATTGCCGATATCGATCCGCCCATGATCGGCACCGTGCTGCGCAATCTTCTGTCCAATGCCCTGAAATTTTCGAACCGGGGCGGGCAGGTACTCATCACGGCCACGCAAAGCGCAGACACGATCACCGTCGCGGTGCGGGATGACGGAGTGGGCATGGACCAAGCTACCTTGTCGAAGCTGTTTTCCCTGGACAACAAGATCACGCGACTCGGCACCGAGGATGAGGCCAGTACGGGCCTTGGACTCATCCTGTGCAAGGAATTCGTCGAAAAGCACGGCGGCAGAATCTGGGCGGAAAGCAGTCCGGGGCAGGGGGCGACATTTTATTTCACCCTCCCGGTCGGGGACAGAAATGGCGGCACTTCAACCTGTTGA